The genomic window TAAGAAATGTCGCCGCCATGTTGGAGTGGTATATGAAGGGTGTAAAACCTCCCTGGACATTGGGGGGGTACTGCATGATGATTTTTTATCTGGTCTCATCCAAGAGGATGGTCTCTTTTGTGCCTTCTCCCCTGGAGGTCGCCGATGTCCTGCCCGGACTGACTCTGTCAGGTCTTTACGCAGCGTCCTACAACACCGGGTCATTCGGGGTTTTGAGTGAATTCAGCGCCTTTCCCGCTCTGGTCCGGTACAAGAAAAAAAAAGGATTTTATGTCCCCTGTTCCAAGGTGGAGTCCCATGAAGAGGCTTACCGGCATCAGGGGGCATGGGGTTTGCAAAAGGAGCAGGCGGTCTTTGAATGGAAAAAAGACAGGAACCGGCACATCCTGACCGTACAATGTGAGGGTAAAAAAATCATTGAGATCCGTTTCAGCGCAAAAAAGATCTCCATTCCCGTTCGTGTATCCTTTCCCTTCTTTCATGTACGCGGGAACGGGGTCGTTTCGTATCATGCGGATTATGCAGCCCGGGTCCATCTTTCCACCTCCGCAGTGGATATTCCTGAGAGCAGTCCACTGGCCATCTACGGATTCAGGAGGAAACTCCTCACCACGTTCTGGGAATCCTCCAAGATTGTTCTGCACCCCCCGGAGTTTGAAAACATGGTCATACCCGAGGGGGTCTCGGAAGGGATCTTTCGGGTCGGACAGGACCAGAGGGAAACCTGCGGTGTAAAAAAAACCGCAGACGATTGCAGGACCTGTCATACAGTGTAAAACCTTTTTTTAATTCTCTATGAAAGCCGAGATATTTAAAAAAGAGATACAGCAAGGGAGGATTCCTCCTGTCTGTCTGCTGTACGGTGAAGAGACGCTCCTGATTCGGGAGATGATCGACCTGATCCGCAATAAGCTCTCCAGGGGCGGCGATCCGTCCATGGGGCATGAGGTCTTCTACGGCGCCGAGTCCGATGCATCCGCCATCATGCAATCAGCCGGGACCGTTCCGCTTTTCGGAGGGACGAAACTGGTGATTGTCAAAGAGATGGACCGGATGCCCGATTCCGAGAAGGAGCGTTTTCTAAAATACATCAAGGATCCGGTACGCGAAACCTGCCTGGTCATGACGTGCGCCAAGCCGGATATGCGTAAGAGATTTTTTGCTCAGATCCAGAAGCAATGGCCCTCGATCCGGTTTTATCATCCCTACGATGAAGAACAAACCGGGAAATGGATCCGTTCGTTTCTCAGACAGCAAGGATACAGGATCGAAGACGAAGCGGTTCATTTTCTAATGGATGCCCACGGACGAGAACTTCAGGTCCTGAAGAACGAACTTCAAAAGCTGATGCTCTATAAGGGGACGCCGGGTGAGATCGCGCTCTCTGACGTGACCGAGGTTTCAGGACATTCACGTGAATTCAATTCCTTTGAACTTGCGGATGCCGCCTGTGACAAGGATCTCGAAAAGGCCCTTAAGATCTTATCGCGGCTGGTTGAAGATGGGACGCCTCCGCTCCTGATCCTTTCGGCCTTGGCATCAAAGTTTCGGAAGATCTGGATGGGAAAAGAGCTTGAAAAGCAAGGCCTCACGGAACACGAAATCCTGCGGCGCCTGAATATCCGATTTCAAGAAAAAAGGTTTTTAAGGCAATTGCATGGTTTTCAGGAGGAAGAAATCGCCCGCCACTATCTGCAAATCGCTTCCCTCGATGAATCGATTAAATCCGGAAGCGGCCGGCATCAGATCTGGATCGAGACGATGATCCATCACATCTGCAGGCGGCCGGCTGATGTATCCTGTTCGTAAATAGGGTGAAACACCAGCCGCGCCGTCAGTCAGATCGGGCCGCTAAGTGGTCCTATTCGTAAATATGGTAACGTACCGAGAGGGGCGTAGGGCGGTCTTGTCAAGGCGCGCGACTGAGGCGTACCCTCTGGTACGCCGCAAGGAGCGGAACGCAGATGAGGCCGCCCTACGGCACTCGAATGCGACCGTATTTACGAATCGGGCCGCTAAGACTGGGAGGCGAGCTGGTTCACCTTTTTCGTGAGAGCGGACTTTTTTCTGGCGGCGTTATTCTTGTGGATAATACCCTTGGTTACGGACTTATCCAAAATACGGAGCGCCCCGGGAAGGGAGGTCTTGGCCCCTTCGATATCCTTTTCAGTGATTAAAGACTCAACCTTCTTGACCTGTGTTTTCATTCTGGAACGGTGCTGTTTATTTAGAAGGGCCCGTTTACTGCTTTGTCTCATCCGTTTGATTGCTGATGCATGATTCGCCAATGTTTTTTCCTCCATTGTTTTTTATACCAAATTTTTAACATTAAAAAATAAATGTTGTCAAGATATTATTGCAGCACCGGTAAAAGTGCTTGACATGTTACTTTAAAGGTTATATTATAAAAGATAATTGTAACATACCGTAAAATAGGGGATTTTAGATGAGTATGATTAATCTGGATACAATGGATCGAAAGATTCAAGAGGCCCTTGATCTCATTTTAAATCTTCAGGAAGAAAATGATGTTCTGAAAAAAGAACTTGAAGCATGCCGCAAGGGCCTTCAAGAGAAGGGAAAAGAGATTGCCGATAAAAATCTGATCAAAGACCGGGATGAAGCCATATTGGAAGACATTCAGACTTTACGCCAGGAGCGGGTACAGATCAGGCAGAGGATCAAGAACATCCTGAAAAAAATTGAAGGGATCGATATGGAAGAAGAAAAGGTCCAGAAAGAGTTGTTTTAATCAAATCAAATAGGCTATACCGGCGCAAAGGCCGCAGCAGTGAAGGAATCCGGAGGGAAATCCATGGCAAACCAGGTGAATGTTAAGATTTTCGGCCAGGAATTTACCATAAAGGGGGAAGACACGCCTGAATATGTGGAGGAACTCGCAGGGTTTGTCGATAAAAAGATGAGAGAGGTCGCATCTGCATCTTCTGTGATCACCTCCCACAAGGTAGCCATTCTGACGGCCATTAATATTGCCGATGAGCTCTTCCGCCTGCAAAAGGTCATGAATGAACAGGAGGAAAAAATAAGGAAAAAAGTCGACGAATGGGCCGGCATTTTGGGCAAGGCGCAGAAAAAATAAAAGATTCGTTCTCTTCAAATTTTTTTCACTATTGACTTTTATTTTCCCCCTCGATATAGTAGCAAATACTTGAACGGAACATTTGATCTCCCTGCCTTGCAAGTGATGGCCGGCAGTGTTTTGAGCCAACACTTATTTGAATGGGAACCGGCCCTGAAGACGGTGTGCATGCCCTCTTGAGAGGGAAGCCTGAAGTCTTTATCACGGTACCCACCTGGGTTATCAGGTTCAAATAGTTGCGGCCACACGGCAAGGCGGGGGGGTTATATATATAGATCATATTGAGATGATATAAACCGAGTTGCTTATCCATAAGACATCCCAACGACTGATTCAGGGAGGAAAAAGGAATTTTAAATGCAGCGCAGGAGAATAAAGGGAGCAGGAAAACCTCAATGAAAGCGTTTAGTCTCGTACATGATGAGTTTCACCGGCTTGTAAAATTAAATAAAGCGGTCCATCCATATGGTTCTTTAAAAGTGGGGGGAAAACTCCTGGTTGAACTTCATCAGGTTTCGCAGTTCCCGTTGAAGAAACCTGCAGGCGATCGGTGATGATGACGCTCATGTTACAAGGCTGAACCGGTGAAGGTCATGAAGAAATGTTCACTTTGTCCCTATTTTTTGGTTGGGACGGCTTTTTATCTCGAAAAAACAACGAAGCCCCGGAATAAAAGGACTTAGGTCCTCCTTTTTACTGACCGGTCTGATCGTTGTCCGATCTTCTTCCTTTGTTTCCCATCCTGTGTGCAAACCATCATCGCAGACGAATTGAGGTTTGAGAACCCCTTGGGGGCCGGATCGGCTTTAGTTTATTCCGTAAGAGGATCAAAGTCCCTTTTGGAGTCAGGATTTTTCCCCAGGTTTGAGGTGACGTCTTGGAACTTTTCCAACAGGAAGAAAGGCCGGAGACCGAGCAGGATGCCCCCCTGGCATGGCGGATGCGTCCCAAAAGCCTGGACGAGTTTGAGGGGCAGCGTCATCTGCTGGCCCACGGCAAACCGCTTCGCAGGGCCATTGAGGAGGACCGCATGGCTTCATTTATCTTCTATGGACCCCCTGGGACCGGCAAGACTGCATTGGCGGGCCTCATGGCTGAAAGAACCGGCGCGGCCTTTGTTGCTTTGAACGCCGTCACAGCCGGAGTCGTGGATATTCGTAAAGCGGCCAGAGACGCGGAAGAGGTGAAAAAACTCCGGCAGAGAAAGACCATTCTCTTTGTCGACGAGATCCATCGATTCAATAAGATCCAGCAGGATGCCATGCTTCCTGATCTGGAAAAGGGGAAGATGATTCTGATCGGCGCTTCTACGGAGAATCCTTTTTTCGCCTTGATCCCGGCCCTCCGTTCCCGTTCCCGGATCCTCGAATTCAAACCGCTTCTTGAAGAAGAACTGATGCGCATTTTAAGACGCGCCATGGAGGATCCGGTTCGGGGTTTCGGCCGGATCAAAATCCGGATGTCCGAAGAAGCCCTGAAACATATCGTGACCCTGGCGGAAGGAGATGCCCGTAAGGCTTTAAACAGCCTGGAAATCGGTGTCCTGTCCACTCTCCCTGTGGACGGGGTTATCGACTTCACTCTCTCCGTGGCGGAAGAGGCGGTCCAAAAAAAAGCGCTGCTGTACGACAGGGATGGAGACGCCCATTACGATACAGCCTCGGCTTTTATAAAGAGCATGCGGGGTTCAGACCCGGACGCTGCCATTTACTATTTGGCCAGGATGATTGAAGCGGGTGAAGACCCCCGCTTCATGGCCAGAAGGATCGTGATCTGCGCATCCGAAGACGTGGGGAACGCCGACCCGAGAGCGCTTTTGATCGCCGAGGCTGCCCAGCGGGCCGTGGAGAGGGTCGGTATGCCGGAAGCAAGAATCATTCTGGCCCAGGCGGTCACGTACATCGCCACGGCGCCGAAGAGCAATGCCTCTTATATGGCCGTGGAACAGGCCCTCTCGGACGTCCGTTCCGGGGAGACACTTCCCATCCCTGATTTCCTCAGGGATTCCCATTATGAGGGCGCCGGATCCTTAGGAAGGGGCAAGGGATACCGGTATCCCCATGATGAACCGGGTCACTTTGTTCCTCAAAATTACCTCTCCGTGGAGAAACATTATTATCACCCCACAGGCGAGGGGTACGAGCAGGCGATTCGAGAGAGGATGAACGGCTGGAAGAAGAAAAAGGAAGCCGTCAAAAATGACACGAACCATTAACCACTAAGGGGGTGAAGACCATTCATATGGATTTAATGACCGTACTGTGGATCGTTCTTTCGGGGATCATCGGGGTCTCTTTAGGATGGATCTTCAGTCAACAGATGTACAAGAGGAAGGCCGGGAAGTCCCGCAAGGAATCCGAAGGGATCATCGTTTCGGCAAAAAAACAGGCCGATCAGACGGTGAAGGAGGCTCGTCTTGAAGCCAAGGAGATGATCTACCAGGCCCGCTCCGAGTTTGAAAAGGAGACCAAGGACGTCCGTTCCGAACTCCAGAGCAGGGAGAAGCGTCTCGCTCAGAAAGAAGAAAACATTGAGAAGCGTTTTACCCTGATCGAGAAGAAGGAGTCGGATGTCAAGGGCAGGGAAAAGGGGCTGATGACCATGGAGAAACGGGTTCAGGAGAAAGAGGCCAAGTACAACCAGGCCTTGGCCGAACAGATCCAGAAGCTGGAACGGATCTCAGGCATGTCTTCTGAAGAGGCCAAGCGGACCCTGATGCAGAACATGGAGGATGAGGCCCGTTTCGAATCCGCTAAGAATGTGAAGCGGATTCTGGATGAAACCCGGGAGAACGCGGAGAAAGAGGCAAAAAACATCATCGCCCTGGCCATGCAGAGATGCGCCGCGGACTTTACATCGGAGATCACCGTCTCCGTGGTGAATCTGCCCAGTGATGAGATGAAGGGGCGGATCATCGGGCGTGAGGGACGGAACATCCGTTCCTTGGAGGCCGCGACCGGCATCGATCTGATTATCGATGACACCCCGGAAGCCGTGATTCTCTCGGGGTATGATCCGATCCGGAGAGAGGTGGCCCGTATCTCGCTTGAGCGGTTGATCAGCGACGGCAGGATCCACCCGGCGCGAATCGAAGAGGTGGTGAACAAGGTCCGTAAGGAAGTTGATCAATCGATTAAGGAAGAAGGAGAGAAGGCCACGTTTGACGTGGGTGTCCATGCGGTGCATCCGGAGATCATCAAGCTGATCGGCCGTTTGAAATACCGGACCAGTTATGGGCAGAACGTCCTGAATCACTCCGAAGAGGTGGCCTATCTCTGCGGGATCATGGCCTCGGAACTGAAGCTGGATGTGACCCTGGCCAAACGGGCCGGCCTGCTGCATGACATCGGCAAAGCCGTGGACCATGAAGTCGAGGGGACCCATTCTGCTATTGGGGCGGACCTGGCGCGGAAATACGGCGAAGATCCCAAAGTGATCAATGCCATTGCCTCGCATCACGATGATGTGGAGGCGATCTGTCCTGAATCCGTCCTGGTCGCGGCTGCGGATGCGCTCTCAGCGGCAAGGCCCGGCGCGAGAAAAGAGAGCCTGGATGCCTATGTCAAGAGGCTTGAAAAACTCGAAGAGATCGCCAACACCTTCGAAGGTGTGGAAAAGTCTTATGCCATACAGGCCGGCCGCGAGGTTCGGATCATCGTCGAGAATGGACAGGTATCCGATGAAAAGGCGGCGATCATGGTGAGAGATATCTGCAAAAAGATCGAACAGGAATTGACCTATCCAGGCAAGATCAAGGTCACCGTGATCAGGGAGAGCCGTTTTGTGGAATACGCAAAATAAATTTGTTAAACGGTTTAACCGTTAAACAAATTTAGGATCATCTCCAAAAAAGTGGATGAAAACATCAGGGGTCAAGGGGTCAAGGATTCCAGGGGTCAAGAGAAGTGCTAAAAACATAAAGGGTCGAGGATTATAGGGTTCAAGGGTTCCAGTGTTTTTCTCTGAAGATTTTGCTTGCGTTCTTGTACTCGGTTTACCGGTATCAGTATTTCACTTGAACCCTTGACCCCTCGGCCCCTGGAACCCTATGGATCTTCAACCCTCGAACCCTTTTTACCCACTGGAACCCAAATTTATTCCCCATAATGGGGGAGGGATTATCAGGAAGTTTCCCAATGAAGATCCTTTTTCTCGGCGATATTATCGGTAAGCCCGGCAGGCAGGCGGCGGCGCGTTCACTTCCGAAACTGATCACCCGGTTCGGAGTCGATCTCTGCGCGGCGAATGGCGAGAACGCCGCCGCAGGCTTCGGGCTGACACCGAAGGTTTTCGAGGAGCTCAAGGCCATGGAGATCCAGGTCCTGACCTCAGGGAACCATATCTGGAACAAAAAGGAGGTCTACCCGCTTTTGGATGAACAGAAGAATATTCTCAGGCCGGCCAATTATCCTCCCGGTGTTCCAGGCCGGGGGAGCTGCGTGGTTTCCACGGCTTCGGGCGAGAAGGTCGCGTTCCTGAACCTGATGGGAAGGGTTTTCATGAACCCGCTTGACTGCCCCTTCCGGTGCGCGGAGGCCGAGGTGGAGAGGCTCCGGCATG from Nitrospirae bacterium CG2_30_53_67 includes these protein-coding regions:
- a CDS encoding DNA polymerase III subunit delta, whose protein sequence is MKAEIFKKEIQQGRIPPVCLLYGEETLLIREMIDLIRNKLSRGGDPSMGHEVFYGAESDASAIMQSAGTVPLFGGTKLVIVKEMDRMPDSEKERFLKYIKDPVRETCLVMTCAKPDMRKRFFAQIQKQWPSIRFYHPYDEEQTGKWIRSFLRQQGYRIEDEAVHFLMDAHGRELQVLKNELQKLMLYKGTPGEIALSDVTEVSGHSREFNSFELADAACDKDLEKALKILSRLVEDGTPPLLILSALASKFRKIWMGKELEKQGLTEHEILRRLNIRFQEKRFLRQLHGFQEEEIARHYLQIASLDESIKSGSGRHQIWIETMIHHICRRPADVSCS
- a CDS encoding 30S ribosomal protein S20, translated to MANHASAIKRMRQSSKRALLNKQHRSRMKTQVKKVESLITEKDIEGAKTSLPGALRILDKSVTKGIIHKNNAARKKSALTKKVNQLASQS
- a CDS encoding AAA family ATPase, translated to MELFQQEERPETEQDAPLAWRMRPKSLDEFEGQRHLLAHGKPLRRAIEEDRMASFIFYGPPGTGKTALAGLMAERTGAAFVALNAVTAGVVDIRKAARDAEEVKKLRQRKTILFVDEIHRFNKIQQDAMLPDLEKGKMILIGASTENPFFALIPALRSRSRILEFKPLLEEELMRILRRAMEDPVRGFGRIKIRMSEEALKHIVTLAEGDARKALNSLEIGVLSTLPVDGVIDFTLSVAEEAVQKKALLYDRDGDAHYDTASAFIKSMRGSDPDAAIYYLARMIEAGEDPRFMARRIVICASEDVGNADPRALLIAEAAQRAVERVGMPEARIILAQAVTYIATAPKSNASYMAVEQALSDVRSGETLPIPDFLRDSHYEGAGSLGRGKGYRYPHDEPGHFVPQNYLSVEKHYYHPTGEGYEQAIRERMNGWKKKKEAVKNDTNH
- a CDS encoding ribonuclease Y; translated protein: MDLMTVLWIVLSGIIGVSLGWIFSQQMYKRKAGKSRKESEGIIVSAKKQADQTVKEARLEAKEMIYQARSEFEKETKDVRSELQSREKRLAQKEENIEKRFTLIEKKESDVKGREKGLMTMEKRVQEKEAKYNQALAEQIQKLERISGMSSEEAKRTLMQNMEDEARFESAKNVKRILDETRENAEKEAKNIIALAMQRCAADFTSEITVSVVNLPSDEMKGRIIGREGRNIRSLEAATGIDLIIDDTPEAVILSGYDPIRREVARISLERLISDGRIHPARIEEVVNKVRKEVDQSIKEEGEKATFDVGVHAVHPEIIKLIGRLKYRTSYGQNVLNHSEEVAYLCGIMASELKLDVTLAKRAGLLHDIGKAVDHEVEGTHSAIGADLARKYGEDPKVINAIASHHDDVEAICPESVLVAAADALSAARPGARKESLDAYVKRLEKLEEIANTFEGVEKSYAIQAGREVRIIVENGQVSDEKAAIMVRDICKKIEQELTYPGKIKVTVIRESRFVEYAK
- a CDS encoding metallophosphoesterase — its product is MGEGLSGSFPMKILFLGDIIGKPGRQAAARSLPKLITRFGVDLCAANGENAAAGFGLTPKVFEELKAMEIQVLTSGNHIWNKKEVYPLLDEQKNILRPANYPPGVPGRGSCVVSTASGEKVAFLNLMGRVFMNPLDCPFRCAEAEVERLRHETPVIIVDFHAEATSEKIAMGWFLNGKVSAVLGTHTHVQTADETILPGGTAYITDVGMTGPRDSVIGVKKEIIIEKYLYQIPQRFDTANGPTLLCGVLLDLDAGTGKANHILRLRLED